A genomic stretch from Mya arenaria isolate MELC-2E11 chromosome 10, ASM2691426v1 includes:
- the LOC128205654 gene encoding uncharacterized protein LOC128205654 yields MAFIGNKMFGHHMELEAHASQMGGHGFGGGHKKGSFGSGIGGASFGSSNGYMNDPNGIMLQQTHPELAQSYGHHGSFMMRQNSLLSEMTQSKSERKKHPMASSSFSYGGQENSLLNYSLFNESGHAKPKKPPLERSMSICHDDTEEEMEDRPFLGKRPRAPSFASEPHKLRSKTISTSSMPIQSNPRPKISRSMSISEDLTVPANMDIAVGILKRQQSYDAEKARRKSLQLPKKHFLPIGKRRKSLKSQSDKDSISGLNSETSSVYSPSRSRSGTYASGTGSLTDYSRRPSIGSQSSKYSDQTTIRNQPSFDEKAEEKLILSLMNDPVPEPENVFDSSPEDIKPSPKYNTAIPIDSPSLVSRRIQQLKQLESDNEYVKTNQFAPANDQSNSNNIQNRCSSPVAAEQPNSPLRRSSGPCSGPPPTRYPFYPDPSESDMSEPYYDCKSRQSSSQTDSSGSSKQTSMPQNANIPTTEPLHDTSMSTWTDGEDTTSTCDTPPIPGYPNTQPMYLPTVYGNNDKENKPGRGQKEAEKLRTADRKPEKSDSELRKSQRPKLKLSSYQSFAKPVNETPESEITDPLVPNHIRPDNSPIRSRKDHESGESSESGYATSHRHLSPKDYHLKVSQYVRSLPSNPDIDENHSESENGVRNGSLTDLDVEETRGTNDRYLPKKKDIDNMECVSGSESDSDGGKSVGNISESKLEIMKLLESPTHVRARVTDDLIKKRDDPNYTGQIPSPASLYRKGSLSSLGEEIKAKTEPKLSAAPEPYATVKKHVEVNCVITGSPESPRSERSHSRIHEPARQQSIARTIFERFNSIGRPSSASYETKSTSCIDVLLHFLNMLIFLSSAGIIGTGIWLLLKSLNVNEISSMLGDNLLQIVIYVAISGSSLAILASFCLCCGVRNDKNGLGMYGFTLVLVTVTFVTSAILITIFSDKLSKVEYKFNFKERLLTLYGIPDDVDSQVLTEAWDAMQSEFQCCGAKGQDDDSDSWAIYTRTYWFQHHPDRGYIFVPESCCKKNSNTRVCQGGDPALLGPPRYPSSDSGSYPDENQHLNVNGCYPFLASYLHSLSKTIALVTGSLAGLYFLTVMLTWVFCFKKNKDYHEYADSYYDEHEDAFNNEETLRLAIKDSELHSPNRSDFEETKFMNTPVSRARQPEKSSLRNTKEIPNSARRQNVNHVKTEYDAHYDERGETDTENDTDATYEETDENSEGESGRYDSNGSAVSEDTINRRNLWLTGSTGGHLLSTAIEEEDSNLDETDEDMPKQTAYV; encoded by the coding sequence ATGGCATTTATTGGCAACAAAATGTTTGGCCACCACATGGAGCTGGAAGCCCATGCCAGCCAGATGGGCGGCCATGGTTTTGGGGGCGGGCACAAGAAAGGCAGTTTCGGTAGTGGAATCGGTGGGGCCAGTTTTGGAAGCTCCAATGGGTACATGAACGATCCAAATGGAATTATGCTGCAACAGACTCATCCAGAGCTGGCTCAAAGCTACGGCCATCATGGATCATTCATGATGAGGCAGAATTCCTTGCTGTCTGAGATGACACAGTCAAAGTCAGAGAGGAAGAAACACCCTATGGCAAGCTCAAGTTTCAGTTACGGGGGACAAGAAAACAGCCTTTTGAATTACAGTCTTTTCAATGAGTCTGGTCATGCAAAGCCAAAGAAACCTCCACTAGAGAGATCCATGTCCATTTGCCATGATGATACTGAAGAAGAAATGGAGGACCGACCCTTTCTTGGCAAGCGACCTCGGGCACCAAGCTTTGCTTCAGAGCCACACAAGTTACGAAGCAAGACTATCAGCACTTCTTCAATGCCTATCCAGTCAAACCCAAGACCAAAAATCTCAAGGTCAATGTCCATCAGTGAAGACCTAACAGTTCCTGCGAACATGGACATTGCTGTGGGAATCTTGAAAAGACAACAATCATATGATGCAGAGAAAGCTAGAAGGAAATCACTGCAACTTCCAAAGAAGCATTTCCTGCCAATTGGCAAAAGAAGAAAGTCCCTCAAGTCCCAATCAGATAAAGACTCAATTTCAGGTTTGAATTCAGAAACCTCAAGTGTCTATTCACCTTCAAGATCTAGAAGCGGAACATACGCAAGTGGAACCGGCTCCTTAACAGACTATTCTAGACGACCAAGTATAGGTAGTCAGTCCTctaaatattctgaccaaaccACAATTAGAAACCAGCCAAGTTTTGATGAAAAAGCTGaagaaaaacttattttaagtcTTATGAATGACCCAGTTCCTGAGCCAGAAAATGTCTTTGACTCATCCCCTGAAGACATTAAACCATCTCCAAAATACAACACAGCCATACCAATAGACTCACCATCTCTAGTAAGCAGAAGAATACAACAGTTGAAGCAACTGGAAAGTGACAatgaatatgttaaaacaaaccAGTTCGCACCAGCAAATGACCAGAGCAACTCCAACAACATACAAAATAGATGTAGCTCCCCTGTAGCAGCAGAGCAGCCAAACAGTCCATTAAGAAGAAGCAGCGGGCCATGCAGTGGACCACCACCTACAAGGTATCCTTTCTACCCAGATCCAAGTGAGTCTGATATGTCTGAGCCATACTATGACTGCAAAAGCCGACAAAGTTCATCCCAAACCGACAGTTCAGGTTCCTCTAAGCAGACTAGCATGCCTCAAAATGCGAACATACCCACCACAGAGCCGCTGCATGACACCAGTATGAGTACTTGGACAGATGGAGAAGACACCACCTCCACATGTGATACACCACCAATACCTGGGTATCCAAATACACAGCCAATGTATCTACCAACTGTGTATGGGAACAATGATAAAGAGAACAAACCCGGGCGAGGACAAAAGGAGGCTGAAAAACTAAGAACAGCTGATCGAAAGCCAGAAAAGTCAGATTCTGAACTAAGGAAGAGTCAAAGACCAAAGCTTAAACTCAGCTCATATCAGAGTTTTGCTAAGCCAGTGAATGAAACGCCAGAAAGTGAAATAACTGATCCACTAGTCCCTAACCATATCAGACCAGACAACAGTCCAATAAGAAGCAGAAAAGACCATGAATCTGGAGAGAGCTCTGAAAGTGGTTATGCAACAAGCCATAGACATTTATCCCCAAAGGACTATCATCTTAAGGTGTCACAATATGTAAGGTCTTTGCCAAGTAACCCTGACATTGATGAAAACCATTCTGAAAGTGAAAATGGAGTTAGGAATGGGTCACTTACTGATCTAGATGTAGAGGAAACTCGGGGCACAAACGATCGGTATCTGCCAAAGAAAAAGGACATAGACAACATGGAATGTGTAAGTGGAAGTGAGTCAGACAGTGATGGAGGGAAGTCAGTTGGCAATATCTCAGAATCAAAGCTGGAAATCATGAAGCTTCTAGAAAGTCCAACACATGTGCGAGCAAGAGTCACagatgatttaataaaaaaacgagATGACCCAAATTACACGGGACAAATCCCATCGCCAGCTTCTCTATACAGAAAAGGCAGTTTAAGTTCTCTGGGTGAGGAAATAAAAGCTAAGACCGAGCCCAAATTATCAGCCGCTCCAGAGCCGTATGCTACAGTGAAGAAGCACGTTGAAGTTAACTGTGTTATAACAGGCTCGCCAGAATCTCCAAGAAGTGAAAGGTCCCATTCAAGAATCCACGAGCCGGCAAGACAACAGTCTATTGCAAGAACAATATTTGAACGATTCAACAGTATTGGACGACCAAGCTCAGCTTCCTATGAAACTAAATCAACAAGTTGCATTGATGTTTTACTGCATTTTCTGAACATGTTAATTTTTCTATCCAGTGCTGGAATCATCGGAACAGGAATCTGGTTATTGCTGAAGAGCCTTAATGTTAATGAGATTTCATCAATGTTGGGGGACAATTTACTGcaaattgttatttatgttgCCATTTCTGGTTCCAGCTTAGCAATATTAGCATCATTTTGTCTCTGCTGTGGTGTGAGAAATGACAAGAATGGACTTGGAATGTATGGATTTACACTGGTCTTGGTGACTGTTACTTTTGTTACATCTGCAatcttgataacaatattttctgACAAATTGAGTAAAGTGGAGTACAAGTTCAATTTCAAGGAGAGATTGCTGACTCTCTATGGAATACCTGATGATGTTGATAGCCAAGTTCTTACAGAGGCTTGGGACGCTATGCAAAGTGAATTTCAGTGCTGTGGGGCCAAGGGACAAGATGATGATTCCGATTCATGGGCAATCTATACAAGGACTTATTGGTTTCAACATCATCCAGATAGGGGTTATATCTTTGTACCGGAAAGTTGTTGCAAGAAGAATAGTAATACAAGAGTGTGTCAGGGTGGTGACCCGGCTCTGTTAGGTCCACCAAGATATCCTTCTAGTGATAGCGGCTCATACCCAGATGAAAACCAGCATTTGAATGTGAATGGATGTTACCCATTTCTTGCTTCTTATCTCCACTCATTGTCAAAGACTATCGCCTTGGTTACAGGCTCCTTAGCTGGACTATACTTTCTGACTGTGATGCTTACGTgggttttttgttttaagaaaaacaaagacTACCATGAGTATGCAGACTCTTACTATGATGAGCATGAAGATGCGTTTAACAATGAAGAAACTCTGAGACTAGCAATTAAAGACAGTGAATTACATAGCCCGAATAGGTCAGATTTCGAAGAAACCAAGTTTATGAACACACCTGTGTCTAGAGCTAGACAACCGGAAAAGTCTAGTCTGAGGAATACAAAGGAAATACCTAACAGTGCGAGACGTCAGAATGTAAATCATGTGAAAACTGAATATGATGCTCACTATGATGAAAGAGGTGAAACTGACACAGAAAATGATACGGATGCAACATATGAAGAGACTGATGAGAATAGTGAGGGGGAAAGTGGTAGATATGATTCCAATGGAAGTGCAGTGAGTGAAGACACAATCAATCGCAGGAACTTGTGGCTAACCGGGTCAACCGGGGGGCACCTGCTCTCCACAGCAATAGAGGAAGAGGATAGCAACCTTGATGAAACCGATGAGGACATGCCAAAACAGACTGCTTATGTCTAA